The Gemmatimonadota bacterium DH-78 region CCTCCGTTGGGCGCCGATCTGCTGGGCGCCATGCACCGCTCCGTCATGCCCGACGAAGATCGGGTCCGGTTCGACCGGTCCGGAGACGCCGACTACGCCCACGAGATCGCCGGGCTCGCTCGCTTCCGCGCCAACGCGGCCATGGATCGCAACGGGCCGATGGGCGTGTTTCGCGTGATTCCCGATGCCATTCCCACCTGCGAGCAGATGGGCATCGCCCCCGAGCTCCAGAAGCTGTGCTTCCTGCACAAGGGACTGGTGCTCGTGACGGGCCCCACGGGGTCGGGAAAGTCCACCACTCTGGCGGCCATGGTCGACCTCATGAACGAGGAGCGTTCCGACCACATCCTCACGATCGAAGACCCCATCGAGTTCGTGCACCCCAGCAAAGGGTGCCTGGTCACGCATCGTCAGGTGGGGCTCCACACCGAGTCGTTCAAGTCGGGACTCCGGGCCGCCCTCCGGGAGGATCCCGACATCGTTCTCATCGGCGAGCTCCGCGACCTGGAGACGGTGGCCATCGCCATCGAGACCGCCGAGACGGGACACCTGGTGTTCGGCACCCTGCACACCACCACCGCGGCGTCCACGGTGGACCGCCTCATCGATCAGTTCCCGGCCGACCAGCAGTCCCAGATCCGGGTCATGCTGTCCGAGTCCCTGCGGGGCGTGATCTCCCAGACGCTGTGCAAGCGTGTGGGGGGCGGGCGGGTCGCAGCGCGGGAGGTGCTCCTCTCCACGTCGGCGGTGAGCAACCTGATCCGCGAGGGGAAGACCTTCCAGCTGCCCTCCATCATGCAGACCAGTCGCAAGCACGGCATGATCACGCTCAACGACGCGCTTCTGGAGCTCGTCGACGAGGGACTCGTGGCGTCCGACGAGGCGTGGCGGAAGGCGGTGGACAAGCCCGGGATCGAGGCCGGGCTGAAGACCCGCGGGCTGCCGATTCCGCGAGCGGGGGACTGACGTCGGACTGTTGCAGGGTCCGTGCTCTAGCGGGCCACCAGTTCCGCGGTCACGCCCACGGTCGTGACGTGGCACACACCCGCCTCTACCCGCAGACCGTCGCGCTCCCACGGCTCGAACCGCGGGTGGGTGACGGCGACTTCGTAGGTGCCGGGTCGCTCGTGCACGGCATGAAACCCACCGGATCCCGTGGTCTCGGGGAACTCCTCGAAGTCGCCGTCGCGCACGGCCACGGTGACGCTGTCGAGGACCGGCGCACCCGTGGCGGCGTCCACCACGAGGAGGGCGATGCCGGGGACTACCTGGGCTGTGCACGCGATGGGATCGGCGGTCTCGCAGCCGAGAAGTACGGCCATGCCGGCGAGTGAAGCCGCGACGGTGCGCGTGTTCATGGTATCTCCCTGCGGGTCAGCGCCTCTCGATCTCCTACACGTGTAGATACTCCACATCGTACGGGTCGAGCGCCACTCCGGCCACTCGAGAGTCGGAGACGGCCACGATGCGCAGGTCTTCGGGGATGACCAGCTCCGCCAGCAGGCGGCCATCAGGCGCGAAGACATCGATCAACTCGCGCCCGGTACTGTAGGAGGGCTGGGCGCGCACGGCCCATGCGTTGCCCGCGGGATCGGTGAGGAAGCGGGAAGAATAGGAGGGCAGCGAGTCGAGCGCCGGCAGCCCTCGGTACCTCTCTGCGTGCCGGTAGGTCGCCTCGAGCAGTTCGGGGGTGACCTCGGTTCTCGCACGGTGCACGCGGGCGATCCATTCGAGTCCCCCGGCCGAATCGAAGCGCCGCACCTCGAAGGCGCGCCCCTCCGTCAGGTAAAAGCCGCTGCCCGCTCCGGCTACCCGCATGCCGGGGCCGTAGAGGTAGGCGCCCCCATCGGCACCCCTGACCCCTCCCCTGAAGGTGCCCAGGGTGTCGGCCTGCCCACTCACCCCGTCCATCCGCATGAGGGTCGCGCGGTTCGTGCGCGGGTCGGGCCCGACATGGGGAAACACGTCCGGGTAGCTGACCAGGACGGAGCCGTCCTCCATCGTGCCCCGAAAGGAACAGCAGCTGTGCGTGTAGAACTCGTTCGGGTTCGTGGGCGGGAGCGTGCGCCGGAAGCTGCGCCCGAACCGGCCTTCATTGTCAAAGATGGTGATCTCGCTGGTGAGGATCTCGACGACCGCGATCGAGTCCCCCCGAAACAGCGAGAGGTCCCAAAGGTTGCCGAACTCCCCCGGTCCCTCGCCGGGGCCGCCCCAGCTGTCGGTCGGCGAACCGTCGGCGTCGAACACATGGAGCTGACTGGTCTGACGGTCCGCGACCACGATCCGGCCGTCGGCCAGGAACACCGCCCCCCGGACGTCGCCGAAGGCGTCGGGACCATCTAGAGACCCAATGCGGACGACCGGCTCTGCGCCGACGGTCCACTGCTCGGCGGGCGAGGTGGACTCCACAACGGGTATGCCCGCGCTGTCGGTGACGGTGGAGGTGGGAGGAGGAGCGGAATCGGGGGTGCAGGCGAGGGCGAATGCCGCCGGTGCCAATGGAAGCGCACTGGCAGCCCATGACCAAAGACTCCGCGGGCGATCCGAGACGGAGCTCACACGTCACCCCGCCCGTCAGGTAAGACAGGGACGGCGTACTGATCAATGAACCTACTCATCTCCTCGGCGATCGCCCGCCACTCCTTCGCACCGCGGGCCCGCTCCAAGTCGCAGTCTCTCGACCACATGTCGATCTCGGCCTCAGGACTGGGAGCGAGCCCGGTAAGCGCCAACATGTGAAGCTGCAAGCCCACGCGAATCGCCTGATCCACGTCTGGATAGGGAGCTCGCCGCAAGTAGGCGAAGATGAAGCCGCCGACCCTTCCGGGGTCGAAGTCGCCGGGAATCTGATGCAGTGCCGCGATGAGTCGACTCCGGTCACGCGCAGCAAGCGAGGCCTCGATCAACTCGATGCCTGGAGACGCACTCCGGCCGATCTCCATGTCCAGCCAAGCGCCGACCACCGGAGGATCGACGATGCCCCTCGCCAGGCACACGGCGAATGCTTCAGCTTGATCCTTCATCGGTCCACAGCTTCGTTGGGCTCGTGAGCAGTTCCACAGGCAGGACACTCCACCGGCCGGCGCTCAATCACCGCCTTCGACAAGCCGTATCTCGTTCTCGTAGCTTCGGGAGACGTCGAGCACAACGGCTTGAGGCATACCGATGTATTCCATGCGACCGGAAAGCTCAGCACTACGAGTCCGGAGCAACATTCGGCCGTTCGCTTGAGCCACGATGAACTCATTGGTCTCCAAACCCTCCATCGTCGTGATAACTCGGAGGCCGGGCTGGTTGGGTAGCGCACCTTCCGCGCGAACTTCGAGTCGGGCATCGGCGCGGATCAGGAAGGTCGGCACCCCGTTCGCGGTGGATCGCCCCTCCACTACGTACTCCGAGATCTTCGTAAGGCTGACGTCCTCGTCGGGGTTGTCCGACGCCGGGGCGACGAGTGTGTCGGTCCACGTGACTCCAACGTCGTAGCCCCCCGCCGGCCGTGAAGGAAAGAAGTCGAAGTGAACCGCCCCGGGTTTGCCGGAGACCGAATTCGTTGAGAGGATTGGGTCATGGCAAACCGATCGAAGTACTCCCGGGAGACACGGGAGCGGGCGGTCCGGCTGGTGTGGGAAACCGAAGGGCAGCACGGGTCGCAGTGGGCAGCGATCTGCTCAGTGGCCGAGAAGGTGGGCTGCACGTCCGAGACGCTGCGGAAGTGGGTTCGTCGCGCCGAGCGTGACGGCGGCCAGCGGCCGGGTCCGACGAGCAGCGAGCAGGAGCGGATCAAGGCACTCGAGCGCGAGAATCGCGAGTTGAAGCGAGCGAACGAAATCCTTCGCAAGGCATCCGCGTATTTCGCGCAGGCGGAGCTCGACCGCCGACCCCGCTGATGGTGGCCTTCATCGACGACCACCGCTCCGAGTACGGAGTCGAGCCGATCTGCCGGGTTCTGCCGATCGCTCCATCGACCTACTACACGCGCAAGGCGATCGAGGCAGAACCGGAGCGGGCGTCGGACCGGGCCCGTCGCGATGCCGCGCTGCGTCCCGAGATCCGGCGCGTGTGGCAGGAGAACTTCTCGGTGTACGGCGTTCGGAAGGTCTGGAGGCAGCTGAGGCGCGAAGGCGCGCCCGTCGCCCGCTGCACCGTCGCCCGACTGATGCGGGAAATGGGGCTGCGTGGGGCCATCCGCGGCCGAGGCTTCAAGGTCACGACCCAGCCGGACGAGTGCCTGGATCGGCCCCGCGATCTGGTGGATCGCGACTTCTCCGCCCGCCGTCCGAACGAGCTTTGGGTCTCGGACCTGACCTACGTCCGGACCGGATCGAGCTTCGCCTACGTGGCCTTCGTGATCGACGTCTTCGCACGACGGATCGTCGGCTGGCAGGTGTCGAACTCGCTGAAGAGCGACCTGGCCCTGAACGCGCTGGAGCAGGCCATTGCGGAGCGGAGGGCCGACGGTGAGCGTGCCTTGGTGCATCACTCCGACCGCGGCTCTCAATACCTCAGTATTCGCTACACCGAGCGCCTGGCGCTGGCCGGCATCGAGCCCTCCGTCGGCAGCCGGGGCGACTCCTACGACAACGCCCTGGCCGAGTCGATCATCGGGCTCTACAAGACGGAGCTGATCTACCCTCGGGGCCCCTGGACTCGCCTCGAAGACCTCGAACTCGCCACCCTCGGCTGGGTCTGGTGGTTCAATCATCACCGCCTCCTCGGGCCCCTCGGTGACATCCCGCCCGTGGAGTTCGAAGAGCAGTACCATTCGCGTCAGGCCGCTCTCCCCGAGCCCCTGGCACTCAAGTCAAACACTCTCCGGTGAACCCGGGGCGGTTCAAAGAACTGACCAGTGAGATCCGTGACACCATCGAAGGAATCCGGAAACGCTGGTGTTGAAAGGGCAGAGACGTGACCCCGACTGTCGGACCTAAGGACGAACAGCTGGTTCAACGCACCAGTAGTCTCAGGCCGCGCCTCGGCCACGGGAGACACGGAGGCGATCTCCAGTGTCTCATACCAAGCGTGCATGGAATCCGCAGAGACGAACTCAACCGCGATGGTGGCGTCGTGCTCGGAGGTCACCGGCACGGGTCCGTTGGGACTGTGGATCGTCATGACTCCATCCGTTCGCTCATGGTACCGACTCACCTCGGCCTCCTGCCCGACGGCGACGAGGGGAAACGAGGCCACCGCAACCAACGTGAAGCCTGCGATCTTCATTTAGCACTCTTCCGAGAACTGGGAAACAAAACCTGTGAGGGCGCCGCGTGCCGTGTCAGCTATTACCAACCTTCGATCTCTGGCACAAGGGAAGGACGGCGCCGGTCACGGTTCGGGGCACCCACTGGACGCCGCGCTCGTCGCACTCCACCACCAAGACTCGCCGATGAAGCCTCCACGTGACTCGGCACTCGCCACGAAGGCCGCTGCACCGAGTGTCATCGACTGTTCAACTCGCGCCACCCTTCTGGCCAATCCCCAGCTGGATGAGCTCCCTCAAAGCGCAGGTCTCGCCGACGGTGACCGAAGCCCGATCAATCATCATCGAGGTGAGGACCCGCTTACCGACAACCGCCCCTTCGAAGATCTCGAATCGCGTTACCGGGTCCTCCCATAGGACACAAGTCTCTCCTCCAAGGCGGTGCTCGATCAGGGGCGATCCAAGGAGCTCACGGTAAACGCTCACCATGTCGTCGAGGTCCTGTGTACCCGAGTACTCGAACACCAAGGCTGCGACCCGGCTCCGCCGGTCGAGCACAACCGCGATACCGGAGGTCCCTCCGAATCCCGCTGGGAGGAGGAACACATTGTCCGCTAGCTTGGTCCCGAGCGAGTGCCGCTGGGGAAAGGCCTCGCCGAGAACGATGACGCCGAAGGGGCCGATGTTGACCTCACGGAAGATCTCCGCCTCCTGGGCTTCCACCCCAGAATACGAGAGGAGGACCCCCTGCAGCCCCAATGCCAGCCCAACCAATCGCGTCCAACTCATTCAGAGCTCCGATACTTCAAGTGAATGCCTCGAGGGGTTCTGTTTGACGGCTCACCTCACCTATCGCTCCATCCCGGTGCTCACCATGGGGGACCCTGACTGAGGCGACGCGCCCACTTGCAGGGCCCCCGACCTCGGAGGGCCAGCCCGGCACCGGCGGTTCATCGCCCGTCGTCGACCGGAGGCTTCCGACCGTCCCCCAGCAACACTTCGAAGCAGAGTATGATTGACTTGCTCGGGGTCACAGGCATGATCTGGAGCCAAGCTTGCAACTCGGCCCTTGGCACCCCCCACCGGCCCTTGACGCGGAGCGCCACGAGGATGGTCGTCCTGTTACATGGCTTCGAGGGCCTCAGCTAGGCCTCCGGACATGAGAAACAGAAGCGCCGGACCTTCCACGAAGTCCATGGCGACTCCGAAGCCGTTCGCTTCGGCGTCGAAGACGACGCGCGAGCTGGCGTCTTGATCTCCCGTGTGGTCGGTCACGAGCCATAGGTCACGGGAGGCGTTCGAGTCGATACCGTTGGCAACGGATACGAGACGCGGTGGACTGACACGGTGAGCGAGGAACCACGCGCGCTGCCGAGGGCTGAGGGTCCGAACCTCGCGAACGATAAGCCTTTCGATCTCTGACGGGATGTCGCCCATGGTCCGTCCTCTTGAGGAGTCAGGAAGCGAAGGCGGGTTGCCGGCACGACCTCTCACGGAGCTGTCGATGCCGCCGCATGCTGTCGCCCGCCCAATGATCGTCGAACAAGCGGGACGCTGCCGGCCCTTGCTCTGCCCCGGTGCACGAAGCGAGGCAGGAGTCAACATCTAGGTCCGGGAAACCCGGCGTCACATCGGTAGGTCATTCGGGAACTGGCGCCATTCCTCAAACTCGGAATCCGCAGTCACACCGTCCGCTTCCAACACGGCGTCGGGGGAGTTCCACGCCGTGTTCAGGTGGTGGTATGCATGTACCAGGGATGTCGCCCAACGTTTCGGGGCTTCCGAACCGTCCCCGAATCAGAACTGCTCACCAACGCATGCTATGGGAGCTGAGACCTTTCCCGCCAGACCGACGCCTCGCTCACCCTGGGGCCGGTTGGGACGGAGCGCCGAAGGCGCGGAGCCGGAAGCCTGTTGTTAGACGACGAGCGGAGATCGACACCTACCCGGGGATGATGACTGAATGTTCGGCCTCAAGTTCGTCGATCAGACGCTGCCTGCGCTCCGCCGTATCTAGCTCGAACTCACCTTCGCCGACCACGACCTCACGGTGGAGGGTTCGGGGTGTCGGAGCCACTAGGCGATACGGCCGCGCCTCAGGCTCGCGGCTCGCCTCAATCTGGCCAAACAGAGCCCACCCAACTTGGAGGTGGAATCGGCCAAGTGAGACTTCGGTAACAACCGGAACGCATCCCGGCTTTTCTGGGTCCGGAACACCCGGCCCTTCGACTCCGAAAGCGAAGGTGAACTTGCTACCGTCCGCGACTGCTCTCAGTAGCCGGAGTGCCTCCGCTTGGACAAGGATCTCCCTGGGCGACACCCGAAGATCGGGCGGAACACGAAACGCGCGGACAACCGCCCGAGCGTTGTCGACCGCATCGGCCCAAGCTGTAAAGGACACGGGAAGGTGGGCGAAATCAGAAAGAGTTCCCCTTGAAAGTACTTTGCCGTCCACGTGGATGGCCAAGTCGATCGATTCCCCACTCGCCGAACGGCCGAGCACGTGCATGAGCGAGGCTACTTCTCGGTACGCCTCAAGGGGTAAGACGGAGTCGTCTTCGGGGATGTTTAGCTCAATATTCAGAGGGTCCTTTCCAACAGGTCGCCACACTGCCTCGAACAGCTGGCCGACAAGCCGTAGCTTGATGCGGCGCTTCTCAACAACACCTCCCAGGCCGGCGGGCACGTGTACAGCGACGGCCAAACGATCAATGAACCCATCGTCTCCGGAGAAGATCAACTCTCCGTCGCCAGCGGACTTGATCTCACCGACCGTTAACTTGGTGCCCTTGGGGAGGGGTTTGCCGATGCCACCCTCGATACCGAACCTCACGTCGGTGATCTCGCCGCCTTCCAGTTCCACCTCTCGAAGAAGACCGAGGGTCAAGTCCACCAGGAGATCTTGAGGGCCGTCGGGAGTTATGTACTCCGGTGGGAGCCTGACCTGAAGGTCCAGCTTGGCCGTGGCTTCGCGATGCCCCAAGGACTTCAGAAGCTCGAGCTTGCGGACAACGTAGTCGTTGAGGCTCGGTCCAATCGCCTCCGAGGCTGTTAGTTCGAAAGCCCCAGCGTTAGGCGGCTCAAGCGAAACGGCGTCGCTGGTTCTCAAGCTCAGTTTATGACGGTGTAGCCCCTTGAACCGGCTTGAGTCCTCACCCAGCTCACGGAGCCTTCGAAGAACTCGGCCCATCAGATCACTGCCGACATGTGCGAGGTAGGCAGCTGTGCAGCGGTCGCCACCGTTGAACTCTAGAAGGAGGACAAAGGTCGGGAGTGGAGTCGACACCAGCCGATGCCAGTTGCTGAGCTTGATCGGCCAGGACTTCATATCGCGATCGGTCGCCTTGACCTGAACAAGAGCCTGTCGGGGCGGCGGGGCCTTATCAAGCGGAACACCAACCTGCTTCCCCTTGGTTGGCCATTCGAGCAAGAAATCCCATCCCGCGGCATCGTGCTCAGCCGGGTTCAAGACAAGTCCGGTGTCAGCCGCCCACTGCCGAAGGACAGCTTCTCCAATCCTACCTACGTTTCGCCTGCGATTCGTCATCGCGTCTGTATTGGTCTCTCTAGCGGTAGCTTGTCGTCTAACGTTTAGGGGCTTCCGAACCGGCCCCGTCGGTACCGCTGATTCGATCAGACTACGGTCGACCGCAGGCTTCACGCCAGAGCCATCTGCCCATGCGAGGCCGGTTGGGACGGAGCGCCCGCAGGGCGCGGAGCCGGAAGCCTATTGTTATCCGAGGTGACCCGGCTACCCGGTCCCCGGCATGCCCCGTTGAACTTCTGCGCCCCCGAAGACTACGTTTGTGTAGCATTAACGCTAACGGAGGCATGTCGGTGTTCTTCGCCTATGTCGACGAGTCAGGAGACTCGGGGTACCACAACTCTCCAACCAGTTGGTTCGCTCTCTCGGTGGTACTCGTTCGAGAAGTCGATTGGCTGAGCGCCTTGGATCGACTCGTCGACATGAGAAGATACCTTCGGGACCAGTACGGCCTGTCTCCACGGGCCGAACTGAAAGCGAACTACATCGTTCACAACAAGGGTCCCTTTCGAAGCCTCGGCCTGAAGCTTGAGACACGCCTAGAGATCTTCCGGCTTGTGCTGAGGGCTCAGCGACAACTCGGCTTCTTCACCACTTGGGCGATCGTAATCGACAAGGACCGGATCAAGCGCCGGAATCGAGACC contains the following coding sequences:
- a CDS encoding type IV pilus twitching motility protein PilT; its protein translation is MPRLDAFIERLHQRRADSLQAVPGRPLTLVRGSQVGNLTAKPLGPPQIRALLAEVVDPSVADRLVRESRLDFPYRAPTGPVRIEWSNDGEQPSFTVVPDEDSAGGMSSEAEASTRSDAPPSSSTAASAAPEIDPEARRALDDLLRAMVDAGASDLHLRVGEPPILRKDGSLERMDRPPLGADLLGAMHRSVMPDEDRVRFDRSGDADYAHEIAGLARFRANAAMDRNGPMGVFRVIPDAIPTCEQMGIAPELQKLCFLHKGLVLVTGPTGSGKSTTLAAMVDLMNEERSDHILTIEDPIEFVHPSKGCLVTHRQVGLHTESFKSGLRAALREDPDIVLIGELRDLETVAIAIETAETGHLVFGTLHTTTAASTVDRLIDQFPADQQSQIRVMLSESLRGVISQTLCKRVGGGRVAAREVLLSTSAVSNLIREGKTFQLPSIMQTSRKHGMITLNDALLELVDEGLVASDEAWRKAVDKPGIEAGLKTRGLPIPRAGD
- a CDS encoding carboxypeptidase-like regulatory domain-containing protein yields the protein MNTRTVAASLAGMAVLLGCETADPIACTAQVVPGIALLVVDAATGAPVLDSVTVAVRDGDFEEFPETTGSGGFHAVHERPGTYEVAVTHPRFEPWERDGLRVEAGVCHVTTVGVTAELVAR
- a CDS encoding 6-bladed beta-propeller, yielding MAPAAFALACTPDSAPPPTSTVTDSAGIPVVESTSPAEQWTVGAEPVVRIGSLDGPDAFGDVRGAVFLADGRIVVADRQTSQLHVFDADGSPTDSWGGPGEGPGEFGNLWDLSLFRGDSIAVVEILTSEITIFDNEGRFGRSFRRTLPPTNPNEFYTHSCCSFRGTMEDGSVLVSYPDVFPHVGPDPRTNRATLMRMDGVSGQADTLGTFRGGVRGADGGAYLYGPGMRVAGAGSGFYLTEGRAFEVRRFDSAGGLEWIARVHRARTEVTPELLEATYRHAERYRGLPALDSLPSYSSRFLTDPAGNAWAVRAQPSYSTGRELIDVFAPDGRLLAELVIPEDLRIVAVSDSRVAGVALDPYDVEYLHV
- a CDS encoding IS3 family transposase (programmed frameshift) — its product is MANRSKYSRETRERAVRLVWETEGQHGSQWAAICSVAEKVGCTSETLRKWVRRAERDGGQRPGPTSSEQERIKALERENRELKRANEILRKASAYFGAGGARPPTPLMVAFIDDHRSEYGVEPICRVLPIAPSTYYTRKAIEAEPERASDRARRDAALRPEIRRVWQENFSVYGVRKVWRQLRREGAPVARCTVARLMREMGLRGAIRGRGFKVTTQPDECLDRPRDLVDRDFSARRPNELWVSDLTYVRTGSSFAYVAFVIDVFARRIVGWQVSNSLKSDLALNALEQAIAERRADGERALVHHSDRGSQYLSIRYTERLALAGIEPSVGSRGDSYDNALAESIIGLYKTELIYPRGPWTRLEDLELATLGWVWWFNHHRLLGPLGDIPPVEFEEQYHSRQAALPEPLALKSNTLR